In Halococcus saccharolyticus DSM 5350, the following are encoded in one genomic region:
- a CDS encoding OBG GTPase family GTP-binding protein, with amino-acid sequence MGLEGEIEELREEIAETPYNKSTEAHIGRLKSKLAEKKEKLENQSSAGGGQGYSVEQTGDATVALVGMPSAGKSTLLNALTNAESEVGAYEFTTLDVNPGMLQHKGANIQLLDVPGLIAGAAGGRGGGQEVLSVIRTADLVVFVLSVFEIEAYAKLHEELYQNKIRLDTRPPKVRITRKGKGGIDVTMAPEVELDENTVREVLRERDYVNADVAVSEAVDIDRLLDGVLDNRVYLPSLVAVNKADLIEPDYLETVNSDLRDHDIDPDDAIFISAEAEKGLDTLRERIWQQLDLIRIYMDKPGRGTDYEEPLMLRAGQTVGDACEKLGGELEDRFRFGRVSGPSAKHDDQQVGKDHELADEDVLRIVARR; translated from the coding sequence ATGGGACTCGAAGGGGAGATCGAGGAGCTCCGCGAGGAGATCGCGGAGACCCCGTACAACAAGTCGACCGAGGCCCACATCGGCCGGTTGAAATCGAAGCTCGCCGAGAAAAAGGAGAAGCTCGAAAACCAGTCGTCGGCGGGCGGTGGCCAGGGCTACTCGGTCGAACAGACCGGCGACGCGACCGTGGCGCTCGTCGGCATGCCGAGCGCCGGCAAGTCCACCCTGTTGAACGCGCTCACGAACGCCGAGAGCGAAGTCGGTGCCTACGAGTTCACGACTCTCGATGTGAACCCCGGAATGCTCCAACACAAGGGCGCGAACATCCAGCTCCTCGACGTGCCGGGCCTGATCGCCGGTGCGGCGGGCGGCCGGGGTGGCGGTCAAGAAGTGCTCTCGGTGATTCGGACTGCCGACCTCGTGGTGTTCGTCCTCTCCGTGTTCGAGATCGAGGCGTACGCCAAACTGCACGAGGAGCTCTACCAGAACAAGATTCGACTCGACACCCGTCCCCCGAAGGTCCGGATCACCCGCAAGGGGAAAGGGGGTATCGACGTCACCATGGCTCCCGAGGTCGAACTCGACGAGAACACCGTCCGGGAGGTGCTCCGCGAGCGCGACTACGTCAACGCCGATGTCGCGGTGAGCGAGGCGGTCGACATCGACCGTCTGCTGGACGGCGTGCTCGACAACCGGGTGTATCTCCCGTCGCTGGTCGCAGTCAACAAGGCCGACCTGATCGAGCCTGACTACCTCGAAACCGTCAATAGCGATCTCCGTGACCACGACATCGACCCCGACGACGCGATCTTCATCAGCGCCGAGGCCGAGAAAGGTCTCGACACGCTCCGTGAACGGATCTGGCAGCAACTCGACCTCATCCGGATCTACATGGACAAGCCCGGCCGTGGCACCGACTACGAGGAGCCGCTGATGCTCCGTGCGGGCCAGACGGTGGGCGACGCCTGCGAGAAACTCGGCGGCGAACTCGAAGATCGATTTCGGTTCGGTCGAGTGTCTGGTCCGAGCGCGAAACACGACGACCAGCAGGTGGGGAAGGACCACGAACTCGCAGACGAGGACGTGCTTCGGATCGTCGCGCGCCGCTGA
- a CDS encoding MOSC domain-containing protein codes for MSGRVRSIHIASEQGAEPESVAAVEAVADAGLRGDRYFSDAGTFAERTGGDLTLIESEALAAVERDDGIELEPGAHRRNITTEGVRLNHYVNHRFRVGEATCLGVELCEPCSYLEQHLGEQGVREALVHRGGLRCRIVATGRIHTGDTIEPMEGESTKSDG; via the coding sequence ATGAGTGGCCGCGTGCGATCGATCCACATCGCCAGCGAGCAAGGAGCCGAACCGGAGTCGGTCGCGGCGGTCGAAGCCGTCGCCGACGCCGGACTCCGCGGTGATCGATACTTCAGCGACGCCGGCACGTTCGCTGAGCGGACGGGCGGTGATCTCACACTCATCGAGAGCGAGGCCCTCGCGGCCGTCGAACGGGACGACGGGATCGAACTCGAACCCGGAGCGCACCGCCGGAACATCACCACCGAGGGCGTTCGACTCAACCACTACGTGAATCACCGGTTCCGCGTCGGCGAGGCGACGTGTCTCGGCGTCGAACTCTGCGAGCCGTGTTCGTACCTGGAACAGCATCTCGGGGAACAGGGCGTCCGTGAAGCGCTCGTCCATCGTGGCGGCCTTCGCTGTCGTATCGTCGCCACCGGCCGGATCCACACCGGCGACACCATCGAACCGATGGAAGGGGAATCCACGAAAAGCGATGGATAA
- a CDS encoding YqcI/YcgG family protein, producing the protein MTDRVVGRLQDQATVEQRVASGDAPEWVVAHWHSFRDGLLGERNDTPFPCFFGAESVRNSEPLYTAVPSMTEKDALLGLGRTLLDYIDTYRDHNDRASLVAFFEPPDGEFAEQEYHEHLWHVLQFLHVHDPEPWPEEIPTDPDDRHWEFCFGGEPMFPTCRAPFYEQRKSRYSPIGLEITFQPRALFENLGVTAETKAGQQARDLIQDRLDGYDGVCPHADLGDWGVEGDREWPQYMLSENPEQAPDEPPITVTREHPKSDRLRGPDRRPPTHRSSPNPAR; encoded by the coding sequence ATGACTGACCGGGTGGTCGGTCGGCTGCAAGATCAGGCAACCGTCGAGCAGCGCGTCGCGAGTGGGGACGCACCCGAGTGGGTCGTCGCCCACTGGCACTCCTTTCGTGACGGGCTGTTGGGCGAGCGAAACGACACGCCGTTTCCCTGCTTTTTCGGTGCCGAGTCGGTCCGGAACAGCGAGCCGCTGTACACCGCGGTCCCCTCGATGACCGAGAAGGACGCGCTGCTCGGTCTCGGACGGACGCTCCTCGACTACATCGACACCTATCGCGACCACAACGATCGTGCCTCGCTGGTCGCGTTCTTCGAACCGCCTGACGGGGAGTTCGCGGAGCAGGAGTACCACGAACATCTCTGGCACGTGCTCCAGTTCCTCCACGTTCACGACCCTGAACCCTGGCCCGAGGAGATCCCGACCGACCCCGACGATCGCCACTGGGAGTTCTGCTTCGGTGGGGAGCCGATGTTTCCGACCTGTCGCGCGCCGTTCTACGAGCAGCGAAAGAGTCGGTACTCGCCGATCGGACTGGAGATCACGTTCCAGCCGCGCGCGCTGTTCGAGAACCTCGGCGTGACGGCGGAGACGAAGGCGGGACAGCAGGCCCGGGACCTCATTCAGGATCGTCTCGACGGTTACGACGGCGTCTGTCCGCACGCCGACCTCGGTGACTGGGGGGTCGAGGGCGACCGGGAGTGGCCGCAGTACATGCTGTCGGAGAACCCAGAGCAAGCGCCGGACGAGCCACCGATCACCGTCACCCGCGAGCATCCCAAATCCGATCGACTGCGCGGTCCGGATCGACGGCCGCCGACTC
- a CDS encoding TIGR04206 family protein, which yields MAGVSAPPGSSTPRRRLLVLLALGLVPWTVLVGSEVTLLFPFGLVNANPLHLTPLNDYLRFARGFAALPRYLQAWPVSVGCYLAGLASALVGVVWREDPRVTGGLIALAGLSHVSVAVGLSRGIGRLALPIGPVLALAVAWWFYWPAVRRG from the coding sequence ATGGCCGGCGTGTCCGCCCCGCCCGGCTCGTCGACTCCACGTCGCCGGCTGCTCGTTCTTCTCGCTCTCGGCCTCGTGCCGTGGACCGTGCTCGTCGGGAGCGAGGTGACGCTGCTCTTTCCGTTCGGACTCGTCAACGCGAACCCACTCCATCTCACGCCGCTTAACGACTACCTTCGATTCGCGCGCGGGTTCGCGGCGCTGCCGAGATATCTCCAGGCGTGGCCGGTAAGCGTCGGGTGCTACCTCGCCGGGCTCGCAAGCGCCCTCGTCGGCGTCGTGTGGCGCGAGGACCCGCGCGTGACCGGTGGGCTGATCGCTCTCGCGGGCCTGAGCCACGTCAGCGTCGCCGTCGGGCTGTCGCGGGGAATCGGTCGCCTCGCACTCCCGATCGGTCCGGTGCTCGCGCTCGCGGTCGCATGGTGGTTCTACTGGCCGGCCGTGCGGCGTGGCTGA